Within Streptomyces roseirectus, the genomic segment CGACCCCGAGTACGCCGTCACGGAGGAGGTCGGGCAGCAGTCCGCCGCCGAGATCATCTCCTACGCGATGACCATGGCCGGCGAGCGCAAGAAGTGCCCGGCGCACGACATCGTCTCCACCCTCGTCGCCGCCGAGGACGAAGGGAACCTGAACTCCGACGAGTTCGGCTTCTTCGTGCTGATGCTCGCCGTCGCCGGGAACGAGACGACGCGCAACGCCATCACCCACGGCATGCACGCGTTCCTGACGCACCCTCAGCAGTGGGAGCTGTACTGCCGCGAGCGGCCCTCGACCACCGCCGAGGAGATCGTCCGCTGGGCCACTCCGGTCGTGTCGTTCCAGCGAACGGCCACGCAGGACACGGAGTTGGGCGGCAAGCAGATCAAGAAGGGGGAGCGGGTGGGGCTGTTCTACGCCTCCGCCAACCACGACCCCGAAGTCTTCGAGCGGCCGGGCGAGTTCGACGTCACCAGAGACCCGAACCCCCACCTCGGGTTCGGAGGCGGGGGTCCGCATTACTGCCTGGGCAAGTCACTGGCCGTCCTGGAGATCGACCTCATCTTCAACGCGATCGCCGACGCACTGCCGGGTATTCGACTGGTCGAGGATCCCCGGCGGTTGAGGTCGGCGTGGATCAACGGCGTCAAGGAGCTGAAGGTCAGCGCCAGTTGACCGAAAAGTCGGCCGGGCGGGGGATCAGTACCAGCCGTTCGACTGCCAGAAGCTCCACGCGGCGGCCGGGCTGCCGTACCGCGAAGTCATGTAGTCCAGGCCCCACTTGATCTGCGTGGCGGCGTTGGTCTTCCAGTCGGAGCCGGCCGAGGCCATCTTCGAACCGGGCAGGGCCTGGACGAGGCCGTAGGCGCCGGAGGAGGAGTTCGTCGCGTCGACGTCCCAGCCGGACTCGTGCTCGACGATGTGCGCGAAGGCGTTGTACTGGGCCGAGTCCGGGATCAGCTGCTTGGCGATCGCCTTCGCCTCGGAGGCGGAGTCCACGGACGCGGACGCCGCGTGGGCGGGGGCCGCGGTGAGGGCCATGCCGACGGCGGCGGTGGCCACGGCGGCGGTGGAGAGGGCCTTCTTCGGGGACAGGGCGATGCGGCGGACGGCAGCGAAAGACACGGGAACCTTTTTCTTCGGGGACAGGGCGGTCGCTCGCACCGGGGGAGTCGCACCTCCGGCT encodes:
- a CDS encoding transglycosylase SLT domain-containing protein: MSFAAVRRIALSPKKALSTAAVATAAVGMALTAAPAHAASASVDSASEAKAIAKQLIPDSAQYNAFAHIVEHESGWDVDATNSSSGAYGLVQALPGSKMASAGSDWKTNAATQIKWGLDYMTSRYGSPAAAWSFWQSNGWY
- a CDS encoding cytochrome P450, whose translation is MPCPALPDGFDFTDPDLLHHRVPLPEFAELRSVEPVRWIPQSGNVAGFQDDGYWAVTRHADVRYVSTHPELFSSSVNTAIIRFNDHIERASIEAQRLIMLNMDPPEHTRVRQIVQRGFTPRSIRALEERLRNRAHDIVETVRGSSEPFDFVTEVACELPLQAIAELIGIPQADRARIFDWSNKMIAYDDPEYAVTEEVGQQSAAEIISYAMTMAGERKKCPAHDIVSTLVAAEDEGNLNSDEFGFFVLMLAVAGNETTRNAITHGMHAFLTHPQQWELYCRERPSTTAEEIVRWATPVVSFQRTATQDTELGGKQIKKGERVGLFYASANHDPEVFERPGEFDVTRDPNPHLGFGGGGPHYCLGKSLAVLEIDLIFNAIADALPGIRLVEDPRRLRSAWINGVKELKVSAS